One Candidatus Krumholzibacteriia bacterium genomic region harbors:
- a CDS encoding Hsp33 family molecular chaperone HslO, translating to MSQTGTTATVERHILRERDAMLGFGDFGALFEAYHAHARRLDLPLDPLGTVMMHQALAGAALQLSFRVVEESTAWTLNVHRPAANVFAAGGGPDSTLTGRYFVDDVETIGENRLYVQRSHPEREPTRSVLSVDGIDLFEIFQQYFHRSEQLAVRFVELSSSEMAAVFALPGADAAWIRGLDGVDVRALRESSREPIESRTFTFACTCDGERVARVLAGMFGEDPEALFQGDASVEARCPRCGALWSVDREAFDRALDRLR from the coding sequence GTGAGCCAGACCGGAACCACCGCCACCGTCGAACGCCACATCCTGCGCGAGCGCGATGCCATGCTCGGCTTCGGCGACTTCGGAGCGCTGTTCGAGGCCTACCACGCCCACGCACGTCGCCTGGATCTACCTCTCGACCCCCTGGGCACGGTGATGATGCACCAGGCCCTGGCGGGGGCGGCGCTCCAGCTGTCGTTCCGCGTGGTCGAGGAGTCCACGGCGTGGACCCTGAACGTCCACCGGCCCGCGGCGAACGTCTTCGCGGCCGGCGGCGGGCCCGACAGCACGCTGACCGGTCGTTACTTCGTGGACGATGTCGAGACGATCGGCGAGAACCGCCTCTACGTGCAGCGATCGCACCCCGAGCGCGAGCCCACGCGCAGCGTGCTGAGCGTGGACGGGATCGACCTGTTCGAGATCTTCCAGCAGTACTTCCATCGCAGCGAGCAGCTCGCGGTGCGCTTCGTCGAGCTCTCGTCGTCCGAGATGGCCGCCGTCTTCGCCCTTCCCGGGGCCGACGCCGCCTGGATCCGCGGGCTCGACGGCGTCGACGTCCGCGCCCTGCGCGAGTCCTCACGCGAGCCGATCGAGAGCCGGACCTTCACCTTCGCCTGCACCTGCGACGGAGAGCGGGTCGCGCGGGTCCTGGCCGGAATGTTCGGCGAGGATCCCGAGGCCCTGTTCCAGGGTGACGCGTCCGTCGAGGCGCGCTGCCCGCGCTGCGGCGCCCTCTGGTCGGTCGATCGCGAGGCCTTCGACCGGGCGCTCGATCGCCTGCGCTGA